A DNA window from Coffea arabica cultivar ET-39 chromosome 6c, Coffea Arabica ET-39 HiFi, whole genome shotgun sequence contains the following coding sequences:
- the LOC113692520 gene encoding putative clathrin assembly protein At5g35200, with product MTSGNVTSQNFRKAFGALKDSTKVGMAIVNSENKELDVAIVKATNHDEVLPKQKHVRTIFNSLSASSPREDVSYCIHALARRLSKTHTWTVALKTLVVIHRGLREVDATFQQELIEYGYRKNHLLNLSHFKDDSSPSAWENSSWVRCYALYLEELLECFRVLKYDFQKDRSRIKALDTSDLLEQLPVLQQLLFRLLDCQPVGASQPNFLIQYALSIVAAESVRLYVIITDGTLNLVDKFFEMQRHDAVRSLEIYKKAGKQAKRLSEFFELCRSLDFGRGQNYIEIKQPAESFMTVMEEYVKDAPQTLMLPWRVGDNDKVRTPKATIAVDSSLDINHELSDGAENCSDPSVVSDKVSKNENTESSATPPVADLLSLDDLFPEASPMEDTDSAPSAIIRPGDQLNTSLNPDLISQSTSWELELVSAPSSNLAVVTASTLGGGLDRLTLDSLYDVALAKANPSGMNQGSGISSNPFEDASYELAQYPHHVAQSIEPPAEAHTSDMAQKQEVYMQQEQQVMVVHESSHPFGNPFVDQGTACPSQSQSLHASSI from the exons ATGACTTCTGGAAATGTTACTTCCCAAAACTTTAGAAAAGCTTTTGGAGCTTTAAAAGACTCTACAAAGGTTGGAATGGCTATAGTTAACAGCGAAAACAAG GAGCTGGATGTTGCTATTGTCAAAGCCACAAACCATGATGAAGTATTGCCAAAGCAGAAACATGTACGAA CAATCTTCAACTCGCTGTCAGCATCAAGCCCTCGAGAAGATGTTTCTTATTGCATACATGCACTTGCCAGGCGTCTTTCCAAAACACATACTTGGACA GTTGCATTGAAAACTTTGGTAGTTATACATCGTGGATTAAGGGAAGTTGATGCAACGTTTCAGCAGGAGCTCATTGAATATGGTTATAGAAAAAATCACCTGCTTAACCTATCACACTTCAAGGATGATTCGAGCCCCAGTG CGTGGGAAAATTCATCTTGGGTTCGTTGTTATGCTTTATATCTTGAAGAACTCCTCGAATGCTTCCGAGTATTGAAATATGACTTCCAGAAGGATCGCTCG AGAATCAAGGCTCTTGACACGTCAGATTTGCTTGAGCAATTACCTGTGTTGCAGCAACTCCTTTTTCGTCTCCTTGATTGTCAG CCAGTGGGAGCATCACAACCTAACTTCTTGATTCAGTATGCTCTTTCAATT GTTGCAGCAGAAAGTGTTAGGCTATATGTGATAATTACAGACGGGACTCTGAATTTGGTTGACAAG TTTTTTGAGATGCAGCGTCATGACGCTGTCAGATCACTTGAGATTTACAAGAAGGCAGGGAAACAG GCAAAAAGGCTATCTGAGTTCTTTGAGCTCTGCAGGAGCCTTGATTTTGGACGAGGACAAAACTACATTGAAATCAAACAG CCCGCAGAGTCGTTCATGACAGTCATGGAAGAATATGTGAAGGATGCCCCACAGACTCTGATGCTTCCATGGAGGGTG GGTGATAATGACAAAGTTAGAACTCCCAAAGCAACTATTGCAGTAGATTCTAGCTTGGACATAAATCATGAGCTAAGTGATGGTGCAGAAAATTGTTCAGACCCCTCTGTAGTTTCTGATAAGGtctcaaaaaatgaaaatactgAAAGTTCTGCTACACCTCCAGTTGCTGATTTATTG aGCCTTGATGATTTATTTCCAGAAGCATCTCCAATGGAGGACACAGATTCTGCTCCTTCAGCAATCATAAGACCTG GAGATCAGTTGAATACCTCTCTCAATCCGGATTTGATTAGTCAATCTACTAGCTGGGAGCTTGAACTTGTGTCAGCTCCAAGCTCTAACCTGGCAGTTGTTACAGCAAGTACACTG GGTGGTGGACTAGACAGATTGACCTTGGATAGTTTATATGATGTTGCATTGGCAAAAGCAAATCCGAGTGGAATGAACCAAGGGTCAGGAATCTCATCAAATCCCTTTGAAGATGCTAGTTATGAACTAGCTCAGTATCCACATCATGTGGCTCAGAGTATAGAACCTCCTGCTGAAGCTCATACATCAGATATGGCGCAAAAACAAGAAGTATACATGCAGCAGGAGCAGCAGGTTATGGTAGTTCATGAATCAAGTCATCCCTTTGGGAATCCTTTTGTTGATCAGGGCACCGCTTGTCCATCTCAGAGCCAGTCACTCCATGCTAGCTCAATCTGA